The Calditrichota bacterium genome includes a region encoding these proteins:
- a CDS encoding exo-alpha-sialidase: protein MLRVERIWDKAPHNAFTDLIRFRGQWFCLCREGQDHISFDGVLRVLHSKNARRWRPAALLNVPEADLRDGKFSVTPDGSLMLIAGARRGTEPASFASLVWFSRDGHHWSGPTEVADPNYWLWRVTWHNDTCYGIGYSCGPEHNTRLYLSHDGRTFTTLVARVYDLDYANESSLVFVDGDTMLCLLRRDPEQGLLGVAGPPYTQWRWLPLGVRIGGPCMVRLPDGRLLAAVRLYDERMRTALCWIDPQRGTLEEFLTLPSGGDTSYPGLVWHKKRLWVSYYSSHEEKTAVYLAQVALPPRGE, encoded by the coding sequence TTGCTCCGCGTAGAGCGCATCTGGGACAAAGCGCCGCACAACGCGTTCACGGACCTCATTCGCTTCCGCGGCCAGTGGTTCTGCCTCTGCCGAGAAGGGCAAGACCACATCTCTTTTGACGGTGTCCTGCGCGTCCTCCACTCCAAGAACGCCCGCCGCTGGCGTCCTGCGGCCTTGCTGAACGTACCGGAGGCAGACCTCCGCGATGGCAAATTCTCCGTCACGCCCGATGGGTCGCTCATGCTCATCGCGGGCGCGCGACGCGGGACAGAGCCGGCGAGTTTCGCGTCGCTCGTCTGGTTCTCTCGCGACGGGCACCACTGGAGCGGTCCGACAGAGGTCGCGGACCCTAACTACTGGCTGTGGCGGGTGACCTGGCACAACGACACTTGCTATGGCATTGGCTACTCGTGCGGCCCAGAGCACAACACCAGATTGTACCTGAGCCACGATGGCAGAACGTTTACGACGTTGGTGGCCAGAGTCTACGACCTCGACTACGCCAACGAGTCGTCGCTCGTTTTCGTCGACGGCGACACCATGCTCTGCCTGCTGCGGCGCGACCCAGAACAGGGGCTGCTGGGCGTCGCCGGGCCGCCGTACACTCAGTGGCGCTGGTTGCCGCTCGGCGTGCGCATCGGCGGGCCTTGCATGGTGCGCCTCCCTGACGGACGCCTGCTGGCTGCCGTGCGCCTTTATGACGAGCGCATGCGCACTGCCCTCTGCTGGATCGACCCGCAGCGGGGCACGTTGGAAGAGTTCCTGACGCTCCCCTCCGGCGGCGATACCAGCTACCCGGGACTGGTCTGGCACAAGAAGAGGCTCTGGGTCAGCTACTATTCATCCCACGAGGAGAAGACCGCCGTCTACTTGGCACAAGTGGCTTTGCCCCCTCGGGGCGAATAA
- a CDS encoding TonB-dependent receptor encodes MRRLCLLLATLLVLPGARLLAGTTGTLTGTVVDKTTKEPLVGVNVVLVGTRYGAATNSEGRFFVYHLPAGTYAVRVSMIGYVPCEVRDVRIIMDLKTTLEVELEPQVLDLGQVIVATAERPLIQRDVTGSTHLVAGSKLDDLPVDSFRDLLMLQPGVTADGHIRGGRDTEVLYLVDGLPIQDAMMGGQSSDLPNASVVELTVQTGGFNAEYGNAMSGIVNVVTKSGSDHFQAWLRALDDRLGIEESNHLREYEVLASGPLKRERATYFVSSNLRLSDTRWWQDMVPVFGSPIEKNLNLVAKVNADVTRDLRTVCQLLYSDWDWHDYEYRWRYNLAGLPPRWKQSYRVSATLTHTPKKWLFYTLNLGRYFVHHRMGQGDKSQVDPSQAFQYELPWYYFIISGRRLWWQEARQTTYVAKADLTAQLGEIHQVKCGGELQYFDLYNDLVKYEPQKTFWGRPLIDRPLLNFSSTYRYRPWQAALYAQDKIDNGLFVANIGLRYDVLNPRAERPVVEWIPVTQEEFRQEVKAWVPASLKHQLSPRLGLSFPVGSSGFFFVNFGYFFQVPLFDYMYTGLHFDLKKGIRLLYGNPDLKPERTKAYEFSYKHTLWQDVLVSLTYFQKEMSGLVDTKTFLATDSKAEDDGFTQYVNLPAARSSGLEVVAEKRYSAYCSGKVSYTYMLARGYSGNAQQGLNYFMWGFEVPNQEYYLSWDQRHTLVVEGFVGKPRRWGVNVVWRWNSPRPYTYYPSRTGILPDLTTKLIPNNRRMSKVAYLDVKFSTDLRLAGWVTLSCYLDVRNILDRANILWVASDGKPGGELGDPSAWDVGRRVNLGVRLVFGTQG; translated from the coding sequence ATGCGCAGACTTTGCCTCTTGCTTGCAACGCTGCTGGTGCTCCCGGGAGCCCGGCTTCTTGCAGGGACCACTGGGACACTCACCGGCACGGTGGTGGACAAGACTACCAAGGAACCCCTCGTGGGGGTCAACGTGGTCCTGGTGGGCACGCGCTATGGCGCGGCTACCAACAGCGAAGGCCGTTTCTTCGTCTATCACCTGCCCGCGGGGACTTATGCCGTGCGGGTGAGCATGATCGGCTATGTGCCCTGCGAGGTGCGTGACGTGCGCATCATCATGGACCTGAAGACGACGCTTGAGGTGGAGCTTGAACCGCAAGTCCTTGACCTCGGCCAGGTGATTGTGGCTACGGCCGAGCGGCCCCTCATTCAGCGGGACGTGACCGGGAGCACGCACCTGGTGGCCGGCTCCAAGTTAGACGACCTGCCGGTGGACTCTTTCCGTGACCTGCTCATGCTGCAGCCGGGCGTGACCGCTGACGGACACATCCGCGGCGGCAGGGACACCGAGGTGCTCTACCTTGTCGACGGCCTGCCCATTCAGGACGCCATGATGGGCGGCCAGAGTAGCGACTTGCCCAACGCCTCGGTAGTTGAGCTGACCGTGCAGACGGGCGGATTCAACGCCGAGTACGGCAACGCCATGTCCGGCATCGTGAACGTCGTCACCAAGAGCGGGAGCGATCATTTTCAGGCCTGGCTGCGCGCGCTGGACGACCGTCTGGGCATCGAGGAATCCAACCATTTGCGCGAGTATGAGGTATTGGCCTCCGGCCCCCTGAAGAGGGAGCGCGCAACTTATTTCGTCAGTTCCAACCTGCGCCTGTCAGACACGCGTTGGTGGCAGGACATGGTGCCGGTATTTGGCTCGCCCATCGAGAAGAACCTCAACTTAGTCGCGAAGGTGAATGCCGACGTGACCCGTGATCTGCGCACCGTCTGCCAGCTTCTCTACTCGGACTGGGATTGGCACGACTACGAATACCGTTGGCGGTACAACCTGGCTGGCCTTCCCCCGCGCTGGAAGCAGTCCTATCGCGTCAGCGCCACCCTGACCCACACGCCTAAGAAGTGGCTTTTCTACACCCTGAACTTGGGACGCTATTTCGTGCACCATCGCATGGGGCAGGGGGACAAGAGCCAGGTGGACCCGTCGCAGGCATTTCAGTACGAGCTACCATGGTACTACTTCATCATCTCCGGCAGACGACTCTGGTGGCAGGAGGCGCGGCAGACGACCTATGTGGCAAAAGCCGACCTCACCGCGCAGCTCGGGGAAATTCACCAGGTCAAATGTGGGGGCGAGCTGCAGTACTTTGACTTGTACAACGACTTGGTTAAGTATGAACCGCAAAAGACCTTCTGGGGTCGTCCGCTGATTGACCGCCCGCTCTTGAATTTCAGCAGCACGTATCGCTATCGGCCGTGGCAGGCGGCCCTTTATGCACAGGACAAGATCGACAATGGCCTCTTTGTGGCCAACATCGGCCTGCGCTACGACGTGCTCAATCCCCGCGCCGAACGCCCGGTGGTCGAATGGATTCCGGTCACGCAGGAGGAGTTTCGCCAGGAGGTGAAGGCCTGGGTCCCTGCTTCGCTCAAGCACCAGCTCTCGCCGCGCCTTGGCCTTTCTTTTCCGGTGGGCAGCTCGGGGTTTTTCTTCGTCAACTTTGGCTACTTCTTTCAGGTGCCACTCTTCGACTATATGTACACTGGCCTTCATTTTGACCTGAAAAAGGGGATTCGCCTTCTGTACGGCAATCCCGACCTGAAGCCAGAACGCACCAAGGCCTACGAGTTTAGCTACAAGCACACCCTGTGGCAGGACGTGCTCGTGTCACTGACCTATTTCCAGAAGGAGATGAGCGGGTTGGTGGACACCAAGACCTTCCTGGCCACCGATTCCAAAGCAGAAGACGATGGATTCACGCAGTATGTGAATCTGCCTGCGGCCCGCTCTTCCGGCCTGGAGGTGGTCGCAGAAAAGCGCTACAGTGCCTATTGTTCCGGCAAGGTTAGCTACACTTACATGCTGGCACGCGGCTACAGCGGGAACGCGCAGCAGGGGCTGAACTACTTCATGTGGGGCTTCGAGGTTCCCAATCAGGAGTACTATCTGAGCTGGGACCAGCGGCACACGCTGGTGGTGGAGGGATTTGTGGGCAAACCGCGCCGCTGGGGTGTCAATGTCGTCTGGCGCTGGAACTCGCCGCGCCCGTACACCTACTACCCCTCGCGCACCGGCATCCTGCCGGACCTCACCACGAAACTCATCCCCAACAACAGGCGGATGAGCAAAGTCGCCTACCTCGACGTCAAGTTCTCCACAGACCTGCGTCTGGCTGGGTGGGTGACTTTGAGTTGCTATCTGGACGTGCGCAACATTTTAGACCGCGCCAACATCCTGTGGGTGGCCTCCGATGGCAAGCCGGGCGGCGAGCTGGGCGACCCTTCCGCCTGGGATGTTGGCCGGCGCGTCAATCTCGGCGTGCGCCTGGTGTTCGGGACACAGGGATAG
- the polX gene encoding DNA polymerase/3'-5' exonuclease PolX codes for MTNQEIARILLHIADILDIQGENPFKVRAYVRAAQTLDGLTYEVSTMSDPAQLRELPGIGEAIAKKIHELLTTGTLRYYEELKQSPYAKLTDLLRIPGMGPKHVRLVYDELGVSTIEQLKEAAEQGKLRGLPGLGEKSEQKILEGIQQVLRFQERLPLGYVLPQAKAIVESLQQVNEVQQASLAGSLRRMKETVADVDVLVASSQPEPVMEAFTHLPQVEKVLSKGSTKSSVLTKDGFQVDLRVVPPESFGAAQHYFTGSKAHNIHIRSLGVDRGLKINEYGVFKGEELVGGASEEEVFAAVGLPWIPPELREDQGEIEAAAQGRLPHLVSHQDLRGDLHVHTNWTDGADTIADMAAAAQAKGYTYLAVCDHSPTVGITNGLTPERLLAQMAEIDSLNQRLAAAGNPFRILKGIEVDIKPDGTLDLPDDLLARLDIVVAAVHTRFNLSAEEMTRRIVRAIENPVVDIIAHPTGRLIGRREAYQVDVDALIEACRACNKVLELNAYPERLDLSDLNCRKAKEKGVKVAISTDAHRTGNLEWMAYGVATARRGWLEPQDVLNCLALEEFMAWLQR; via the coding sequence ATGACCAATCAGGAGATCGCGCGGATCCTGTTGCACATTGCCGACATCCTCGACATTCAGGGGGAAAACCCCTTCAAGGTCCGCGCCTACGTCCGCGCTGCGCAAACACTTGACGGACTCACCTACGAAGTGAGCACCATGAGCGACCCGGCACAACTCCGCGAGCTGCCGGGCATCGGCGAGGCAATCGCCAAAAAGATTCACGAGCTGCTGACCACTGGCACGCTCCGCTACTACGAAGAGCTCAAACAGTCGCCCTACGCCAAGCTCACCGACCTACTGCGCATCCCCGGCATGGGGCCCAAGCATGTGCGCTTGGTCTACGATGAGTTGGGTGTCAGCACCATCGAGCAGCTCAAGGAAGCTGCCGAGCAGGGAAAACTGCGCGGCCTTCCTGGCTTGGGAGAAAAGTCCGAGCAAAAAATCTTGGAAGGCATTCAACAGGTTCTCAGGTTCCAGGAGCGTCTGCCCCTCGGCTATGTTTTACCCCAGGCAAAGGCCATCGTGGAGAGCCTGCAGCAAGTCAACGAGGTGCAGCAGGCCTCGCTTGCCGGCTCCCTGCGGCGCATGAAGGAGACGGTGGCCGACGTGGACGTTCTCGTGGCCTCCTCCCAACCTGAGCCGGTCATGGAAGCCTTCACCCACCTGCCTCAGGTCGAGAAGGTGCTGAGCAAAGGAAGCACCAAGTCCAGCGTCCTGACCAAGGATGGCTTTCAAGTGGACTTGCGCGTGGTGCCGCCCGAAAGCTTTGGTGCGGCGCAGCACTACTTCACCGGTTCCAAGGCGCACAACATCCACATCCGCTCTTTGGGCGTGGACAGGGGACTGAAGATCAACGAGTACGGCGTGTTCAAGGGCGAAGAGCTGGTGGGAGGGGCAAGCGAAGAGGAGGTGTTCGCCGCTGTGGGCCTGCCATGGATACCTCCGGAGCTGCGCGAAGACCAGGGCGAGATCGAGGCGGCCGCGCAGGGACGTCTGCCCCATCTGGTGAGTCACCAGGACCTGCGCGGCGACCTCCACGTCCACACCAATTGGACCGACGGGGCGGACACGATTGCCGACATGGCCGCAGCTGCCCAGGCGAAGGGCTACACGTACCTCGCCGTGTGTGACCACTCGCCCACCGTGGGCATCACCAACGGCCTGACACCAGAGCGCCTGCTGGCGCAAATGGCCGAAATCGACAGCCTCAACCAACGCCTGGCCGCCGCAGGAAATCCCTTCCGCATCCTCAAGGGCATCGAGGTGGACATCAAGCCGGACGGCACGCTTGACCTGCCGGATGACCTCCTGGCCCGATTGGACATTGTGGTGGCCGCCGTCCACACCCGCTTCAATCTGAGCGCAGAGGAGATGACTCGGCGCATCGTGCGCGCCATCGAAAACCCGGTGGTGGACATCATCGCCCATCCCACCGGCAGGCTGATCGGACGGCGAGAGGCGTACCAAGTGGACGTGGATGCCCTCATCGAGGCCTGCCGCGCCTGCAACAAGGTATTGGAACTGAACGCCTATCCGGAGCGGCTAGACCTTTCCGACCTCAACTGTCGCAAGGCAAAGGAGAAGGGGGTCAAGGTCGCTATTTCCACCGACGCGCATCGAACGGGTAACTTGGAGTGGATGGCCTACGGGGTGGCAACGGCTCGTCGCGGCTGGCTGGAACCGCAGGATGTGCTGAACTGCCTGGCTCTGGAGGAGTTTATGGCCTGGCTGCAAAGATAG
- a CDS encoding PorV/PorQ family protein, whose amino-acid sequence MRKVCLLLILGGIASFGAAQEISRVGTSAAQFLKLGAGARAAALGDAFVAFSGDVSSLYWNPAGAAAVQHRTLQVSYNDLYLDLHYGFVGYIEPLGPYGALGVHACYLHAGDIEITTLQQPNGTGEFYGVHSLALGLSYARALTDRLAVGITGKFVQEGIYNETAHALAFDGGMQFATGLFGTTLGVCLSNFGGKLQMYGEDLLVDVTPVPGEGTGGQYQLRTERWPLPAAIRLGAMSELVGPAGQLLARADHKLLVGADLVDANDAPIRANFGAEYLWRQTLAFRLGYHYGYDTPRLSLGGGLLYRLSTWTLQFDYAYVDHKDLGGTNRFTMGVAF is encoded by the coding sequence ATGAGAAAGGTGTGTCTGCTCCTCATACTGGGCGGTATTGCTTCCTTCGGCGCGGCCCAGGAAATCAGTCGCGTCGGCACCTCGGCGGCGCAATTCCTGAAGCTGGGCGCCGGAGCACGCGCAGCAGCGTTGGGGGATGCCTTTGTCGCCTTTTCCGGGGACGTGAGCAGCCTCTATTGGAACCCCGCAGGGGCCGCGGCCGTGCAACACCGTACCTTGCAGGTCTCCTATAACGATCTCTACCTCGATTTGCACTACGGTTTCGTGGGCTACATCGAGCCTTTGGGTCCATATGGCGCCCTCGGGGTACACGCCTGTTATCTGCACGCCGGCGATATTGAGATTACGACCCTGCAGCAGCCCAACGGGACCGGGGAATTCTACGGCGTACACAGCTTGGCCTTGGGCCTCAGCTACGCCCGCGCCCTCACTGACCGTTTGGCGGTCGGCATCACGGGCAAGTTTGTGCAGGAAGGCATCTACAATGAGACAGCGCATGCTCTGGCCTTCGACGGCGGCATGCAGTTCGCCACTGGATTGTTCGGCACCACCTTGGGGGTATGCCTGTCCAACTTTGGCGGGAAACTTCAGATGTACGGGGAAGACCTCTTGGTGGATGTGACCCCTGTGCCAGGCGAAGGCACTGGTGGCCAGTATCAGCTGCGTACGGAGAGGTGGCCCTTGCCGGCCGCGATCCGCTTGGGCGCGATGAGCGAACTGGTGGGCCCGGCCGGACAACTGCTGGCGCGCGCCGACCACAAGCTGCTGGTGGGCGCAGACCTGGTGGACGCCAATGACGCGCCCATCAGAGCCAATTTCGGTGCGGAGTACCTTTGGCGGCAGACGCTCGCCTTCCGCCTCGGCTATCATTACGGCTACGACACGCCGCGCCTCAGCTTGGGTGGCGGTCTGCTCTACCGCTTGAGCACCTGGACCCTGCAGTTCGACTATGCCTATGTCGACCATAAGGATCTGGGGGGCACAAACCGGTTCACTATGGGAGTGGCCTTTTGA